A window from Corynebacterium urogenitale encodes these proteins:
- the rsrA gene encoding mycothiol system anti-sigma-R factor: MTPSPEQDARCRDLLDAFYDYMDGYCEESKRARLQEHVDECPQCLESLGIEQQVRELLKKRCCEPAPQGLRTRIISELHVRYINVRRE, encoded by the coding sequence ATGACACCATCACCTGAACAAGACGCTCGCTGCCGCGACCTGCTGGACGCATTCTATGACTACATGGATGGATACTGTGAGGAATCAAAGCGTGCGAGGTTGCAGGAGCATGTGGATGAGTGCCCACAGTGCCTGGAGTCCCTGGGCATAGAACAGCAGGTTCGAGAGTTGCTGAAGAAGCGGTGCTGCGAACCGGCGCCACAGGGGTTGAGGACGCGCATCATCAGTGAGCTACACGTCCGCTACATCAATGTGCGAAGGGAATAG
- a CDS encoding WhiB family transcriptional regulator, producing the protein MDWRHKAVCRDEDPELFFPVGNSGPALAQIAKAKLVCNRCPVTSQCLNWAIASGQDAGVWGGMSEDERRALKRRTNRGRSRQRTRASV; encoded by the coding sequence ATGGATTGGCGCCACAAGGCTGTTTGCCGCGACGAGGACCCAGAACTGTTCTTCCCAGTCGGCAACTCCGGCCCCGCACTGGCTCAGATCGCCAAGGCGAAGCTGGTTTGCAACCGTTGCCCAGTGACCTCCCAGTGCCTAAATTGGGCCATCGCCTCCGGCCAAGACGCTGGCGTGTGGGGCGGCATGTCCGAGGACGAGCGTCGTGCCCTGAAGCGTCGCACCAACCGCGGACGCTCCCGCCAGCGCACTCGCGCATCCGTCTAG
- a CDS encoding SOS response-associated peptidase: MCGRYVLFTAKEQLIESIRSETGVEHVDDIATQIGAESIYRQSYNVAPTHTVPVVREFRERLAIGPAQWGYPRGSSGGVIFNARGETAFDKFSFQGSAPCLFVMDGWYEWTGEKGAKQPWYTTRTDGRPLLVAGLCKPFDATVCATIVTCPAREELEWLHHRMPRLLTGEEAMAWLEAPEEDARALARAVPQMPADVISRKADRAVGGVGNNRPELIAPQE; this comes from the coding sequence ATGTGTGGACGATATGTACTTTTTACTGCGAAAGAACAGCTCATCGAGTCCATTCGCTCCGAAACGGGTGTAGAGCACGTCGATGACATCGCTACGCAGATTGGCGCAGAATCGATCTATCGACAGAGCTATAACGTCGCGCCCACTCACACCGTGCCCGTCGTCCGCGAGTTCCGTGAGCGCCTAGCGATTGGGCCTGCGCAATGGGGATACCCACGCGGAAGCTCCGGTGGGGTCATCTTCAACGCTCGGGGAGAGACCGCCTTCGATAAATTCTCCTTCCAGGGCAGCGCGCCCTGTCTATTTGTGATGGATGGCTGGTACGAGTGGACAGGGGAGAAGGGGGCGAAGCAGCCTTGGTACACCACTCGAACCGATGGTCGCCCGCTCCTCGTGGCCGGGTTGTGTAAACCATTCGACGCCACTGTGTGCGCCACCATCGTCACCTGCCCTGCGCGCGAGGAACTGGAGTGGCTGCACCACCGCATGCCACGCCTGCTCACCGGCGAAGAAGCGATGGCCTGGCTGGAAGCGCCGGAGGAGGACGCGCGTGCGCTGGCGCGCGCAGTTCCACAGATGCCGGCCGATGTCATCTCGAGAAAGGCTGATAGAGCTGTGGGTGGCGTCGGGAACAATCGACCGGAACTCATCGCACCGCAGGAATAG
- the secA gene encoding preprotein translocase subunit SecA, with protein sequence MLGLTKFLRMGEGRAVKRLAKIAEQVMELDEEYTKLSDEELQAKTDELKKRVQEDGESLDDVLLEAFATAREASWRVLGQKHYKVQIMGGAGLHFGYVSEMKTGEGKTLTCVLPAYLNALSGKGVHVVTVNDYLAKRDSEWMGRVHRFLGLSTDVILSGKNPAQRREAYNADITYGTNNEFGFDYLRDNMAHRVADLVQRGHNFAIVDEVDSILIDEARTPLIISGPAGGSSQWYSAFARIAPKMTRDIHYEVDERKKTIGVKEEGVEFVEDQLGIENLYAPEHSQLVGYLNNSIKAKELFTRDKDYIVRNGEVVIVDEFTGRILDGRRYNEGIHQAIEAKEGVEIKNENQTLATVTLQNYFRLYDKLAGMTGTAETEAAELHQTYKLNVAAIPTNKPNKRIDHVDLIYKTQEAKFAAVAEDIAERVEKGQPVLVGTTSVERSEYLSRLLQARGIKHSVLNAKYHEKEAEIVAQAGRLGAVTVATNMAGRGTDIVLGGNPDIIADLELRERGLDPVEDPEAYQEAWDVEIEKVRERSKEEAEKVREVGGLYVLGTERHESRRIDNQLRGRSARQGDPGETRFYLSMRDELIVRFVGPTMENMMTRLNIPDDEAIDSKMVTNAIKGAQTQVESANFEMRKNVLKYDEVLNEQRKVIYGERRQILEGEDVEKQIRAMLDDTIAAYVDHATAEGYVEDWDLDTLWNALETLYGPTMSHESLVEGSEYGKPGELSSAQLLRAITEDANKQYDELEERVSELGGEKQMRGMERAALLNVVDQKWREHLYEMDYLKEGIGLRAMAQRDPLVEYQREGGDMFNAMKDGIKEETVRQLFLVRRQLDQSSGNLQVQDPAAGSQSGDKDQNAKPQTTIGG encoded by the coding sequence GTGCTAGGACTCACGAAGTTTCTCCGGATGGGCGAAGGCCGTGCGGTGAAGCGACTGGCCAAGATCGCCGAACAGGTCATGGAACTCGATGAGGAGTACACCAAGCTCTCTGACGAGGAACTCCAGGCAAAAACGGACGAACTGAAAAAGCGCGTGCAGGAGGACGGTGAATCGCTGGACGATGTCCTCCTCGAGGCCTTCGCCACGGCTCGTGAGGCTTCTTGGCGAGTGCTCGGCCAGAAGCACTACAAGGTGCAGATCATGGGTGGTGCCGGCCTGCACTTCGGTTACGTCTCTGAGATGAAGACTGGAGAGGGTAAAACCCTGACCTGTGTGCTCCCGGCCTACCTCAACGCCCTATCCGGCAAGGGTGTGCACGTGGTGACGGTCAATGACTACCTTGCCAAGCGCGACTCCGAATGGATGGGTCGTGTCCACCGCTTCCTCGGCCTGTCTACCGACGTGATCCTTTCCGGCAAGAACCCGGCCCAGCGCCGTGAAGCCTACAACGCGGACATCACCTACGGCACCAATAACGAATTCGGCTTCGATTACTTGCGCGATAACATGGCGCATCGCGTTGCCGACCTCGTACAGCGTGGGCACAACTTCGCCATCGTCGATGAGGTGGACTCCATCCTCATCGACGAGGCTCGTACTCCGCTGATCATCTCTGGCCCGGCCGGAGGCTCTTCTCAGTGGTACAGCGCCTTCGCTCGCATCGCGCCGAAGATGACTCGCGATATCCATTATGAAGTCGATGAGCGGAAGAAGACCATCGGCGTCAAGGAAGAGGGTGTGGAGTTTGTCGAGGATCAGCTCGGCATCGAAAACCTCTACGCTCCTGAGCATTCCCAGCTCGTCGGCTATCTCAACAACTCCATCAAGGCTAAGGAGCTGTTCACCCGAGATAAGGACTACATCGTTCGCAACGGTGAGGTTGTCATCGTCGACGAGTTCACTGGCCGCATCCTCGACGGTCGCCGTTACAACGAGGGCATCCACCAGGCCATCGAGGCGAAGGAGGGTGTGGAGATCAAGAACGAAAACCAGACCCTCGCTACGGTGACCTTGCAGAACTACTTCCGCCTGTACGACAAGCTGGCCGGCATGACCGGTACGGCAGAGACTGAGGCTGCGGAGCTGCACCAGACGTACAAGCTCAATGTTGCTGCGATCCCAACCAACAAGCCCAACAAGCGTATCGATCACGTTGACCTGATCTACAAGACGCAGGAAGCTAAGTTCGCAGCCGTCGCTGAAGACATCGCAGAGCGCGTGGAGAAGGGTCAGCCTGTGCTCGTCGGCACCACCTCTGTGGAACGCTCTGAGTATCTTTCCCGTCTTCTGCAGGCCCGTGGCATCAAGCACAGCGTGTTGAATGCGAAGTACCACGAGAAGGAAGCGGAGATCGTCGCGCAAGCGGGTCGTCTGGGCGCTGTGACCGTGGCGACGAACATGGCTGGTCGTGGTACGGACATCGTGCTGGGCGGTAACCCCGATATTATCGCCGACCTCGAATTGCGCGAGCGTGGCCTGGATCCCGTCGAGGATCCGGAGGCCTATCAGGAGGCCTGGGACGTAGAGATCGAGAAGGTTCGCGAGCGTTCCAAGGAAGAGGCAGAAAAGGTCCGCGAGGTCGGTGGCCTTTACGTGCTGGGTACCGAGCGTCACGAATCCCGCCGTATCGATAACCAGCTGCGCGGCCGTTCCGCGCGTCAGGGCGATCCGGGCGAAACTCGTTTCTACCTCTCCATGCGCGATGAGCTGATCGTTCGCTTCGTAGGCCCGACCATGGAGAACATGATGACCCGCCTCAACATCCCTGATGATGAGGCCATCGATTCCAAGATGGTGACGAACGCAATCAAGGGCGCGCAGACTCAGGTGGAGTCCGCCAACTTCGAGATGCGCAAGAATGTCCTCAAGTACGATGAGGTGCTCAACGAGCAGCGCAAGGTTATCTACGGCGAGCGTCGCCAGATCCTCGAGGGTGAGGATGTGGAGAAGCAGATCCGTGCCATGCTGGACGATACGATCGCTGCGTACGTCGACCACGCCACCGCCGAGGGCTACGTGGAGGATTGGGACCTCGACACTCTATGGAATGCACTCGAAACCCTCTACGGTCCGACGATGTCCCACGAATCCCTGGTTGAAGGTTCGGAATACGGCAAGCCCGGCGAGCTGAGCTCCGCCCAGCTGCTTCGAGCTATCACTGAGGATGCGAATAAGCAGTACGACGAGCTGGAGGAACGTGTTTCCGAGCTCGGAGGCGAAAAGCAGATGCGTGGCATGGAACGTGCGGCGTTGCTGAATGTTGTGGACCAGAAGTGGCGTGAGCACCTTTACGAGATGGATTACCTCAAGGAGGGCATTGGCCTGCGTGCGATGGCGCAGCGTGATCCTCTGGTGGAATACCAGCGTGAAGGTGGCGACATGTTCAACGCCATGAAGGACGGCATCAAGGAAGAGACCGTGCGCCAATTGTTCCTGGTCCGCCGTCAGTTGGATCAGTCCTCCGGCAATCTCCAGGTGCAGGATCCGGCGGCCGGCTCTCAGTCGGGTGACAAGGATCAGAATGCCAAGCCGCAAACGACCATTGGTGGTTAA
- a CDS encoding sigma-70 family RNA polymerase sigma factor, with the protein MTPTARKRTDDSHEELLARFETDALPLLDQLYGAALRMTRNPVDAQDLVQDAYMKAYQAFDTFTPGTNLKAWMYRILTNTYINNYRKAQRRPVETHDEDVTDWHMADTASHDSVGLESAEVEALKHIPDTRIRDALMELSDDYRMVVYYADVEDIPYKEIAEIMDTPIGTVMSRLHRGRKQLRAKLKDVAAEHGIATASTKASASAGH; encoded by the coding sequence ATGACTCCCACTGCGCGGAAGCGCACAGATGACAGTCACGAGGAGCTGCTCGCGCGCTTCGAAACGGATGCCCTGCCGCTGCTCGATCAACTCTACGGAGCGGCCCTACGGATGACGCGCAACCCCGTGGATGCTCAGGACCTCGTCCAAGATGCCTACATGAAGGCCTATCAGGCATTCGATACTTTCACGCCGGGGACAAACCTCAAGGCCTGGATGTACAGAATTCTGACGAATACGTACATCAACAACTACCGCAAGGCACAGCGCCGGCCGGTCGAAACCCATGATGAGGATGTCACCGATTGGCACATGGCGGACACAGCCTCCCATGATTCGGTGGGGCTCGAATCAGCCGAAGTGGAAGCCCTCAAACATATCCCTGATACGCGAATTAGGGATGCGCTCATGGAGCTCTCCGATGACTACCGCATGGTCGTGTACTACGCCGACGTGGAAGACATCCCCTACAAGGAAATCGCGGAGATCATGGACACACCAATCGGCACAGTCATGAGCCGGCTGCACCGTGGTCGCAAACAGTTGCGTGCGAAGCTCAAGGATGTGGCGGCCGAACACGGTATCGCGACCGCGTCCACGAAGGCCAGTGCCTCAGCAGGGCACTAA
- a CDS encoding Rv3235 family protein, whose translation MDTEVEEAPAAEHSGSGAVRGLRSPAPAEIARLLHVWLEALDGRRPLKSLHSGRFHPRIVEHIPSQLTNLGRQASVRNGAPVASSIRSLHLQPSNTHRVRFCASVFVGGRIRALAGTTARVRMKKGSPRATFWRLETLQII comes from the coding sequence ATGGACACGGAAGTCGAGGAAGCTCCAGCCGCGGAACACAGCGGCAGCGGTGCGGTGCGAGGACTCCGGTCCCCTGCTCCCGCAGAAATCGCGCGTCTGCTTCACGTTTGGCTCGAGGCACTCGATGGCCGTCGCCCACTGAAATCTCTCCATTCCGGACGCTTCCATCCACGGATCGTGGAGCACATTCCATCTCAGCTCACCAACCTCGGACGCCAAGCGAGCGTGCGCAATGGGGCGCCAGTGGCGTCGAGCATACGCAGTCTGCACCTACAACCGAGCAACACTCACCGCGTCCGATTTTGTGCCTCCGTATTCGTCGGTGGAAGAATCCGCGCGCTAGCGGGCACAACGGCACGGGTACGCATGAAGAAAGGGTCTCCACGAGCCACATTCTGGCGCCTGGAGACCCTTCAGATCATCTAG
- the rsgA gene encoding ribosome small subunit-dependent GTPase A, with protein MPRRPRRNWDESDIKIRPGKGSRPRTKDRPQHKDAEFGMVVSKDRGRWGVVLDSTGVQVTTMRARELGRTPIVVGDRVGVVGDTSGKKDTLARIVKLEERRSVLRRTADDTDPYERVVVANADQLLIVTAVTEPPPRAGFVERALIAAFAGGVEPVLCLTKSDLADPQEFAAEFKDLDVRVVLGGVSEPLDAVTALAQDKVTALVGHSGVGKSTLVNRLVPDAQRETGEVSGVGKGRHTSTQSVALPLPQGGWIIDTPGIRSFGLAHVHPDTVVAVFDDLREVVEDCPRGCTHMGPPADPECALDTLSGASARRVKAVRLLLEALRSNNDWEREG; from the coding sequence ATGCCTAGGAGGCCACGCCGCAATTGGGACGAGTCGGACATCAAGATTCGTCCGGGTAAAGGCTCGCGTCCCCGCACAAAGGACCGCCCTCAGCACAAGGATGCTGAATTCGGCATGGTGGTGAGCAAGGATCGCGGCCGTTGGGGTGTCGTTCTGGATTCGACGGGCGTGCAGGTCACTACCATGCGAGCTCGCGAACTCGGTCGCACGCCGATCGTTGTGGGCGACCGCGTGGGCGTGGTAGGCGATACCTCAGGAAAGAAGGATACTCTCGCTCGTATCGTCAAACTCGAGGAGCGACGCAGTGTCTTGCGCCGAACGGCCGATGACACCGACCCCTACGAGCGTGTAGTTGTCGCCAACGCCGACCAGCTGCTCATCGTCACCGCTGTCACCGAGCCCCCACCCCGCGCGGGGTTCGTTGAGCGCGCTCTCATTGCCGCCTTCGCCGGGGGCGTGGAGCCAGTGCTGTGCCTCACGAAATCCGACCTGGCGGATCCGCAGGAATTCGCCGCAGAGTTTAAAGACCTCGATGTACGGGTCGTCCTGGGTGGGGTGTCCGAACCACTAGATGCTGTTACCGCACTGGCGCAGGACAAGGTGACGGCACTCGTCGGGCATTCCGGCGTGGGGAAGTCGACCTTAGTGAATCGCCTCGTCCCAGATGCACAACGCGAAACGGGCGAGGTTTCCGGTGTGGGCAAGGGCCGCCACACCTCCACCCAATCGGTTGCTCTACCGCTGCCTCAGGGCGGCTGGATCATCGACACCCCTGGCATCCGCAGCTTCGGCCTAGCCCACGTCCATCCCGACACTGTGGTGGCCGTGTTCGACGACCTCCGCGAAGTGGTCGAGGACTGTCCGCGCGGTTGCACGCACATGGGCCCACCAGCCGACCCGGAATGCGCGCTCGACACCCTCAGCGGAGCCAGTGCCCGTCGCGTGAAGGCAGTGCGTTTGCTCCTCGAAGCCCTGCGCTCCAATAATGACTGGGAGCGCGAGGGCTAG
- a CDS encoding Rv3212 family protein, translating to MSWLPTPEQRSRKDLLATIVLVLVASILLAGIWLTSQQRKIDHSLADTPASVAKGATQGAVPQLLREAWTHSTEAPSLIARESGALVVNDSRVTTIDALTGAERWHYDQQREICGLASPSKWQEVAIVFRGPKGCGEVISFDLASGQYAHTRDALGPENVTVFAGNRRAGTYAPERVELWRDDLVRTVEVGQQEAPHQPNQLTYTECSITSVQAHEDLLVTAQQCPQKKKKLVRLLKATPEESETPEVLHEYTVPAGAEVVSATDKAALIYIPPSQDKGPRTQLLQDDGTFETQPSSAAGDVELKDRTAHEGALAMWFDGTRLRTYDAETLKPAFTVEGALGTGAMMGGKLLVPVNAGIAVIDPTRGTRERIIPVDRGTYRGEVTLKAPAHGAIVERRGDTVVGLVDQAVKNSEESAP from the coding sequence ATGAGCTGGTTGCCCACACCTGAACAGCGTTCCCGCAAGGACCTCCTCGCCACGATTGTGCTCGTGCTCGTAGCGAGCATCCTCCTCGCGGGGATCTGGCTGACCTCGCAGCAACGCAAGATCGATCATTCTCTTGCCGACACCCCAGCATCGGTGGCAAAGGGGGCTACCCAAGGTGCTGTACCCCAATTGCTGCGAGAGGCCTGGACTCACAGCACGGAAGCCCCTTCCCTCATCGCCAGGGAGTCTGGTGCACTCGTTGTCAATGATTCACGCGTGACCACGATCGATGCACTCACCGGAGCAGAGCGCTGGCACTATGACCAACAGCGTGAGATCTGCGGTCTCGCCTCGCCGAGCAAGTGGCAGGAGGTTGCCATTGTCTTTCGTGGACCTAAAGGTTGTGGTGAGGTCATCAGCTTCGACCTCGCCAGCGGCCAGTATGCCCATACGCGCGACGCTCTGGGACCTGAGAATGTGACGGTTTTTGCAGGAAACCGTCGGGCTGGAACCTACGCACCGGAAAGGGTGGAGCTCTGGCGTGATGATCTCGTCCGCACCGTGGAAGTGGGCCAGCAGGAGGCTCCTCACCAGCCGAATCAGCTGACCTACACGGAATGCAGCATCACCTCTGTTCAAGCTCACGAGGATCTTCTGGTCACCGCCCAGCAGTGTCCGCAGAAGAAAAAGAAGTTGGTGCGACTACTTAAAGCAACCCCCGAAGAGTCCGAGACACCGGAGGTCCTGCACGAATACACCGTGCCAGCTGGTGCTGAGGTGGTGTCCGCAACCGACAAGGCCGCGCTAATCTACATTCCCCCTTCACAGGACAAGGGCCCGCGCACGCAGCTGCTCCAGGATGATGGCACTTTCGAGACTCAGCCCAGCTCAGCAGCTGGTGACGTCGAACTAAAGGACAGGACGGCACATGAAGGGGCGCTAGCCATGTGGTTCGACGGCACCAGACTTCGGACCTACGATGCCGAAACGCTCAAACCAGCGTTTACTGTCGAAGGCGCGCTCGGTACCGGTGCAATGATGGGCGGAAAACTGCTCGTCCCGGTCAACGCGGGCATCGCGGTCATCGATCCAACACGGGGCACGCGGGAGCGGATCATCCCTGTCGATCGCGGGACCTACCGCGGGGAAGTCACACTCAAGGCACCTGCGCACGGAGCTATTGTCGAGCGCCGAGGGGACACCGTCGTGGGCTTGGTCGACCAGGCTGTCAAGAACAGCGAAGAGAGCGCGCCTTAG
- a CDS encoding DUF6912 family protein, giving the protein MRVYIPATFDMLRSLAEDGQIPVRSGVAFALTPAVREFYTGGDEEELAYTAFLDAARASLRLLTIGDEQRFPHRRVVISADVDDANTTLAPEDGESVVRLAPAVLSVKALAAIHVDDADAEAATKAAMEVIDAADLGDEDAELTLGDCEDNLMSWYDSKELPFLVDLL; this is encoded by the coding sequence ATGCGCGTCTATATTCCAGCGACGTTCGACATGCTCCGCAGTCTCGCCGAGGACGGTCAGATTCCCGTGCGCTCTGGCGTGGCCTTTGCACTCACCCCCGCAGTCCGCGAATTCTACACAGGTGGGGATGAAGAAGAGCTTGCGTACACGGCTTTCCTCGATGCGGCACGCGCTTCCCTGCGCCTTCTGACTATCGGCGATGAGCAGCGCTTTCCACACCGACGTGTGGTGATTAGCGCTGACGTCGATGATGCAAATACGACGCTGGCACCGGAGGACGGCGAGTCGGTGGTGCGGCTGGCACCTGCGGTGCTGAGCGTCAAGGCCCTGGCGGCGATCCATGTCGACGACGCTGATGCGGAGGCTGCAACGAAGGCTGCAATGGAGGTCATCGACGCAGCCGACTTGGGCGATGAGGATGCGGAGCTGACGTTGGGGGATTGCGAGGACAACCTCATGAGCTGGTATGACTCGAAGGAACTGCCGTTCCTCGTCGACCTGCTCTAA
- a CDS encoding diacylglycerol/lipid kinase family protein: MDVLVISNPNSTSITQKNLAQIIPTLMRVDGIRMRSRFTQYAGHAEELARQARTQGWDAVIAIGGDGTVCEVINGLLDVPTDDPDAEAHDFLTTNAPKLGIIPTGSANVFARSIGFFGEANQAVQQLAKALEADHSEKVALGSWADASEDSRKEHRWFAVNVGFGADADVIHKMEERREQGLSASPWRYARIAVQTWMESKDSDPAISVEAHGPSGSLQHGDLPLAFVSHTDPWTYFGPFPARIVPDGAMEKGLSFFSLKTNRGWRPLAALAGLLIPTLRRHFESETVTFKAAHEVKLSVEKPRDFQVDGEYKGQYSCVDLRFIPEAVEVFTPVD, from the coding sequence GTGGATGTCCTAGTCATTTCAAACCCCAACTCGACCAGCATCACCCAGAAGAATCTGGCGCAAATCATACCCACGCTGATGCGGGTCGATGGTATCCGCATGCGTTCTCGTTTTACTCAGTACGCCGGCCACGCCGAAGAACTCGCGCGGCAGGCTCGCACTCAAGGATGGGACGCAGTCATCGCGATCGGCGGCGACGGCACTGTCTGCGAGGTTATCAACGGCCTCCTCGATGTCCCCACCGATGACCCGGATGCCGAGGCGCACGACTTCCTCACAACCAACGCCCCAAAGCTCGGCATCATCCCCACCGGTAGCGCCAACGTCTTTGCACGTTCCATCGGCTTTTTCGGTGAGGCCAACCAGGCGGTACAGCAGCTGGCCAAGGCACTAGAAGCCGATCATTCTGAAAAGGTTGCTCTGGGATCCTGGGCCGATGCCAGTGAGGACTCCCGCAAGGAGCATCGCTGGTTCGCAGTCAACGTGGGCTTCGGTGCGGATGCGGATGTGATCCACAAGATGGAGGAGCGCCGTGAGCAAGGTTTGTCAGCCTCCCCGTGGCGATACGCCAGGATTGCAGTGCAGACATGGATGGAATCCAAGGACTCCGATCCCGCCATCTCTGTGGAAGCTCACGGGCCGTCCGGTTCTCTACAGCACGGGGATCTCCCCTTGGCATTCGTTTCGCATACCGACCCATGGACGTACTTTGGCCCGTTCCCGGCCCGCATCGTGCCAGACGGCGCGATGGAAAAAGGGCTGAGTTTCTTCTCCCTGAAAACGAACCGTGGCTGGCGGCCCCTCGCCGCCCTTGCGGGGCTACTCATTCCCACCCTCCGCCGGCACTTTGAAAGTGAAACCGTCACCTTTAAGGCTGCGCATGAAGTGAAGCTGAGCGTTGAGAAGCCTCGCGACTTCCAAGTTGATGGTGAATATAAGGGGCAATATTCTTGCGTTGACCTGCGATTCATCCCAGAGGCCGTGGAAGTTTTCACCCCAGTGGACTAA
- a CDS encoding 3-phosphoshikimate 1-carboxyvinyltransferase → MSDVLWAAPVAEKPVVSTVSIPGSKSITNRALILAALADNPSTIKGALLSRDTELMMAALRALGASITVDGSTIHVVPAEPLTGGKVDCGLAGTVMRFVPPIAMLAHGTVEFDGDIAARKRPMSTTLDSLEALGASLEFPTREATAQGAAGKEFLASADAAGDHRGLPFLLRGDGHVRGGEVRIDASASSQFVSGLLLAGARFDEGVRVTHEGSALPSQPHVEMTVDMLRKVGVDVEVEFNSWTVHPGPISGRTWNVEPDLSNATPFMAAAAATRGNVRITHWPQSTTQPGDQFREILRDMGAEAVFHADSGSLEVRADRALQGITWDMHDIGELTPTVAALAALAETKSHLYGIAHLRGHETNRLAALADNINALGGNVTETEDGLIITPAPLHGGQWASYEDHRMATAGAILGLVVEGIEVENIDTTAKTLPGFRQRWLQMLNRDSEGRGTDERHVEGADA, encoded by the coding sequence ATGTCTGATGTTTTGTGGGCGGCGCCCGTTGCCGAAAAGCCCGTGGTTTCCACCGTTTCCATCCCCGGTTCCAAGTCGATTACGAACCGGGCATTGATTCTGGCAGCGCTCGCCGATAACCCATCGACCATCAAGGGGGCCCTACTCAGCCGCGATACCGAACTGATGATGGCCGCACTGCGGGCTCTCGGAGCCTCCATCACGGTCGATGGTTCCACGATCCACGTTGTTCCCGCGGAGCCGCTGACAGGTGGCAAGGTGGACTGCGGCTTGGCTGGCACTGTCATGCGCTTCGTCCCACCGATCGCGATGCTCGCCCATGGCACGGTGGAATTCGACGGCGATATTGCAGCCCGAAAGCGCCCGATGTCCACCACCTTGGATTCCCTCGAGGCGCTCGGCGCCTCACTGGAGTTCCCTACGCGCGAGGCTACCGCCCAGGGCGCTGCCGGCAAGGAGTTCCTCGCCTCCGCGGATGCTGCGGGCGATCACCGCGGGCTGCCGTTCCTCCTTCGCGGTGACGGCCATGTGCGTGGAGGCGAAGTACGCATCGACGCCAGCGCGTCCTCACAGTTCGTCTCCGGCCTCCTGTTGGCAGGGGCACGCTTTGACGAAGGTGTCCGCGTCACTCACGAGGGCAGTGCTTTGCCGTCCCAGCCACACGTGGAGATGACGGTGGACATGCTGCGCAAGGTGGGCGTGGACGTTGAGGTGGAGTTCAATTCGTGGACCGTCCACCCAGGGCCCATCTCCGGCCGAACGTGGAATGTTGAGCCCGATCTGTCCAACGCTACCCCATTCATGGCTGCGGCTGCCGCAACCCGCGGCAACGTAAGGATCACGCATTGGCCACAATCCACCACTCAGCCGGGCGATCAGTTCCGAGAGATTCTTCGGGATATGGGCGCCGAGGCAGTTTTCCACGCGGATTCTGGCAGCCTCGAAGTGCGCGCCGATCGAGCTTTGCAGGGCATTACGTGGGATATGCACGATATCGGTGAATTAACCCCGACCGTGGCGGCGCTGGCCGCATTGGCGGAGACGAAGAGCCACCTGTACGGCATCGCACACTTGCGTGGACATGAGACGAATCGTCTGGCAGCTTTGGCGGATAATATTAATGCGCTTGGGGGCAATGTCACGGAGACCGAAGACGGTCTGATCATCACCCCGGCACCGCTGCACGGAGGCCAGTGGGCTTCCTACGAGGACCACCGCATGGCCACTGCCGGAGCGATCCTCGGCCTCGTCGTCGAGGGCATTGAAGTGGAAAACATCGATACCACGGCCAAGACTCTGCCTGGATTCCGCCAGCGCTGGCTGCAGATGCTCAATCGGGACTCTGAAGGCAGGGGCACCGATGAGCGCCACGTCGAGGGCGCGGATGCCTAG
- a CDS encoding 50S ribosomal protein bL37, giving the protein MSKRGRKRKDRRKKKANHGKRPSA; this is encoded by the coding sequence ATGAGCAAGCGTGGCCGCAAGCGCAAGGATCGTCGCAAGAAGAAGGCTAACCACGGCAAGCGCCCAAGCGCCTAA
- a CDS encoding HAD family hydrolase, with protein MRGLVVDYCGVLDGAEEDRRRWRKVLAATKENGLATAILSNDPGGPGAAHIRVWQEQGLVDDVILSGEVGAEKPSEEIFQIVGERLELPVNDLVLVDDSILNIRGAVEAGMIGIFYQQFDRAIVEITGVLELEGDF; from the coding sequence ATGCGTGGACTAGTAGTTGATTATTGCGGAGTGTTGGACGGCGCGGAGGAAGATCGCCGTCGGTGGCGGAAGGTTCTGGCCGCAACCAAGGAGAATGGTTTGGCGACGGCGATCCTGTCCAACGATCCGGGCGGCCCGGGGGCAGCCCACATCCGGGTGTGGCAAGAGCAAGGCCTGGTTGACGATGTGATTCTTTCCGGCGAGGTTGGCGCGGAAAAGCCGAGCGAGGAAATCTTCCAGATCGTGGGGGAGCGCCTTGAGCTACCCGTGAATGACTTGGTGCTGGTGGACGATTCCATCCTCAATATCCGTGGTGCGGTGGAAGCCGGCATGATTGGCATTTTCTACCAGCAGTTCGACCGTGCGATCGTGGAGATCACCGGTGTGCTGGAATTGGAAGGCGACTTTTAA